A part of Kineococcus endophyticus genomic DNA contains:
- a CDS encoding aminoglycoside phosphotransferase family protein: MDVAHARRLVPAGLRESPALTGPDAQRWLDGLPDLVAASCARWSLEPDDGVPAHGAHALVLPVRRDGEACVLKLSHRDDDVRGEATALRTWAGRGAVRLLDYDVEGDVLLLERLDASRSLVDCPPEEVSRAVGRLLRELAVPAPDGTPTTAAEAEQIARTVGDRQRRLRNPLPERWVEASRRAAERLSGRAGAQTLVHADLTPDNVLRRPGAGRVVVDPKPLAGPPERSMPELLWRLVDHPAGRDLPALLRSICAAGGLDEGLAREWVVARTVDYWSWAVDVGLTTDPVRCRTVVAALV, encoded by the coding sequence GTGGACGTCGCCCACGCACGCCGCCTCGTACCCGCCGGGTTGCGGGAGAGCCCGGCCCTCACGGGGCCGGACGCGCAGCGCTGGCTCGACGGGCTCCCCGACCTCGTCGCCGCCTCGTGCGCACGGTGGTCGCTGGAACCCGACGACGGAGTTCCCGCGCACGGCGCCCACGCCCTCGTCCTGCCCGTGCGCCGGGACGGCGAGGCCTGCGTGCTGAAGCTCTCCCACCGGGACGACGACGTCCGCGGTGAGGCGACCGCACTGCGGACCTGGGCCGGCCGCGGGGCGGTCCGGCTCCTGGACTACGACGTGGAGGGTGACGTCCTGCTCCTCGAGCGGCTGGACGCCTCCCGCAGCCTGGTCGACTGCCCGCCCGAGGAGGTGAGCCGCGCGGTGGGCCGGTTGCTGCGCGAACTCGCGGTGCCCGCACCCGACGGGACGCCGACCACGGCGGCGGAGGCCGAGCAGATCGCCCGCACGGTCGGGGACCGGCAACGACGGCTGAGGAACCCCCTCCCGGAGCGGTGGGTGGAGGCGTCCCGGCGGGCGGCGGAACGCCTCAGCGGGCGCGCCGGGGCGCAGACCCTCGTGCACGCGGACCTCACCCCGGACAACGTCCTGCGGCGCCCGGGCGCGGGTCGGGTCGTCGTGGACCCGAAACCCCTGGCCGGTCCGCCGGAACGCTCGATGCCCGAACTCCTCTGGAGGCTCGTCGACCACCCCGCGGGGCGCGACCTGCCGGCCCTGCTGCGGTCGATCTGCGCGGCGGGCGGCCTGGACGAGGGGCTCGCGCGGGAGTGGGTCGTGGCGCGCACCGTCGACTACTGGTCGTGGGCCGTCGACGTCGGGCTGACGACCGACCCGGTGCGGTGCCGCACCGTCGTGGCCGCGCTGGTCTGA
- a CDS encoding oxidoreductase translates to MTTTHDTARRTFPVGDLDLARTGFGAMQLAGPGVFGPPRDRDEALAVLRALPELGVNHVDTADFYGPHVVNELVREAFTPADSVHVVTKVGAVRDGSGAWIPATDPDQLVAQVHQNLRTLGVDALEVVNLRVGGGADGHSAVPGSIAERFGALAELRAQGLVRHLGLSTVDLAQLDEAQAIAPVVCVQNLYNVAHREDEELLRATRERGIAYVPYFPLGGFSPLQSRTLDDVAAGLGRSRLSVALAWLLQRSPNVLLIPGTSSVAHLRENVAGAAEPLPSDAVAALDALGTTAPEPRP, encoded by the coding sequence ATGACCACCACCCACGACACCGCACGCAGAACCTTCCCCGTCGGCGACCTCGACCTCGCCCGCACGGGGTTCGGCGCCATGCAGCTCGCCGGCCCGGGCGTCTTCGGCCCGCCGCGGGACCGCGACGAAGCCCTCGCCGTGCTCCGAGCCCTGCCGGAGCTCGGCGTGAACCACGTCGACACCGCCGACTTCTACGGCCCCCACGTCGTCAACGAGCTGGTCCGCGAGGCGTTCACCCCCGCCGACTCGGTGCACGTCGTGACGAAGGTCGGCGCCGTCCGCGACGGGAGCGGGGCCTGGATCCCGGCCACCGACCCCGACCAGCTCGTCGCCCAGGTGCACCAGAACCTGCGCACCCTGGGCGTCGACGCGCTCGAGGTCGTCAACCTGCGCGTCGGCGGCGGCGCCGACGGCCACTCCGCGGTGCCGGGCTCGATCGCCGAGCGGTTCGGAGCCCTCGCCGAGCTCCGCGCGCAGGGACTCGTCCGCCACCTCGGCCTCAGCACCGTCGACCTCGCCCAGCTCGACGAGGCGCAGGCCATCGCCCCCGTCGTCTGCGTCCAGAACCTGTACAACGTCGCGCACCGCGAGGACGAGGAACTCCTCCGCGCGACGCGCGAGCGCGGCATCGCCTACGTCCCCTACTTCCCGCTCGGCGGGTTCTCCCCGCTGCAGTCCCGGACGCTCGACGACGTCGCCGCCGGGCTGGGCCGGTCCCGTCTGTCCGTCGCCCTCGCCTGGCTGCTGCAGCGATCGCCCAACGTCCTGCTCATCCCCGGGACGTCCTCGGTCGCGCACCTGCGCGAGAACGTCGCCGGCGCGGCCGAGCCGTTGCCGTCCGACGCGGTGGCGGCGCTCGACGCGCTCGGCACGACGGCGCCGGAACCGCGCCCGTAG